GGCACCCGCCGGAGCGGCTCGTGGATGGTAACGAGTACGACCTTTAACTTGTCCCCGCCGAGCATCATGGCGAAATCTTTCGTGCCCGTGAGATGCGCGAGGAACTCGGTGTGGCCGGGGAACCTGAAACCCGCCTTGCCCGCGGCCTCCTTGCTTATGGGGGCGGTAACGACGGCGTCCACGTCGCCGCCCTTGGCCATGCAAACCGCCTCCTCTATATAGGAGAGCATGGCGCGGGACGAGGTGCGGGTCGGCCTTCCGGGTTTCAGTTTTTTAATGTCGAGGGTGGAGAGACTTGTAACCTCTGCCGGGAGAGGGTATTTGAGCTTGCGCGCGACACGGCGTAAAACGCCCTCGTCGCCGAGGACCACCGTCCGGGCCGCGCCCTTTACCCGGCGGCTCGCAAGTGCGCTCAAGACTATCTCGGGCCCCACTCCCGTGGGGTCCCCCATTGTGATCGCGACAGTAGGTTTCATAATAAGGACAGAGGGAGTTAGTTTTTTAGTGGACGGTGCTCACCCTACGGTACTCCATTTTGCAACAGTTGTAGAT
The genomic region above belongs to Thermodesulfobacteriota bacterium and contains:
- a CDS encoding 4-hydroxythreonine-4-phosphate dehydrogenase PdxA; this encodes MGPEIVLSALASRRVKGAARTVVLGDEGVLRRVARKLKYPLPAEVTSLSTLDIKKLKPGRPTRTSSRAMLSYIEEAVCMAKGGDVDAVVTAPISKEAAGKAGFRFPGHTEFLAHLTGTKDFAMMLGGDKLKVVLVTIHEPLRRVPRLITGKRILKTLCIADESFRKYFGVKRPRIAVAGLNPHAGEGGLFGDEERRIIAPAIKRARVRGINATGPFPADTVFYRAARKG